ATTACTTGCAGTATAGTATTAAATTGCGAGAGTATATATATGATGCGTCAGTGTTCTCCGTTGTTAagtttattactccctccattccttaatATAAatatttctagagattccactatggactataTATGAAGCAAAATAAGTGACTCTATACTCTAAAGTATttatatatacatctgtatgtagtttctagtagaatctctaaaaagacttatactccAACATGTCACCCAAGCGAAAGACACGCAATATGTGAGGACTAAGATCACCTTAAACATGCTGGAGAAAGACGGCAAGGCCCAAATAACTGCATTCGATGAGGTAGACCATGTCTTTTCCGGGACAAAAAAATATAGGGGCTACAGAAAATTCATTGAGAAGCCGAAGCTGAAATCATTGTCGCAGGCCAACAATGGCTACTTGATTATACGCTGTGTCCTCACAGTGGTAAAAGAATCTCGCACGGAAGTTAAGAGGAACACTGCAGTCGTTCCGCAATCGAATCTGCAAGACCAGCTCTGCCAAATGTGGAAGGATGGCCAGGGAGCGGATGTGACATTCAGTGTGGGTGGCCAATTCTTCGAAGCTCACAGATGCTTATTGGCTGCATGGTTTCTGGTTTTCAAGGCGGAGCTCTTTGGTCCCATGAAGGAGAAGGAAACACAGTGCATCAAAATCGACGACATCGACCCTGAAATCTTTGAGGCTCTTCTTCACTTCATATACACAGATTCCATGCTAGTCGATGAGCACTACAAAGAAAGCAAACCTGCAAAACTGCATCATCTGCAAGTTGCCTCGGATCGATATGGATTGGATAGGCTAAAGGTGATGTGTGAAAGTAAATTGTCTGAGTGCATTGACGTAGAGACTGTTGCAACAACATTAGTTTTAGCAGAGCAACACCATTGCAAGGATCTCAAAGAAGCTTGCATTGAGTTTATGGCTCCACGTAATGTTCTGCAAGCTGCCATGGCAACTGATGGTTTCAAGCATTTGGTAGCAAGCTGTCCTTTGGTCATGAAGGAGTTATTAGACATGGTGTCCCGTAGTGGCTAGTCCGGTTCAGAGCTCAAATTGCCATATGTGCAACAAGTTATGCAGACTGCTAGTTTCTATCCATCATCCTTGGTTACCTATGACTTTTTACCGTGATATTGTGATGTTTCTTCTTTGCATTTTGATGCTGTTTTTACCGTATCAATTTGATTACTTCTTCACTTCATAACTCTTATTTGATGAAAAAAGTAGTTAACCTTTCCTCTAAGGGAGTGTTTAGCTCATTCGTTGGCAGTATAAACTGCAAGATAATGCTCTATTGGCCGTGCACTTTATTATTTAGTTTATTCAAATTTTTGCTGTATGATTGAATTTATTGTAGTGAGAATATTATTCATGTATTATAGTAGTACAATTGTCCAAAATTTAACTAATGAACCTTGTGGAATAATTCTTGAGTGTATCACCGGTAACTTCTTGAGTGTATCACCAGTAACTTCAAATTAAAGAGTAACCAGTTTATGTATTTACATAGTACATCATGCTTTACTGTATCACCGGTAACTTCAAATACATTCTATTTTAGACAATTCTAGAGTAACCAGTTTTACACGATTGTAGTTCATattttagtttaccaaaataaaGAGAATTTGTTCTATTTTAAGCCCCCCAAAAAAAATCAAACTGTCAGAAGTCCTCTTATTATCATTAAGTTCGTTCATATTACTAGACACACTCACACACATATGTAAACAAAGTTTGAAAGAAAAAGAAGGGTCTTCAATAATATTTCGAAATTGCTCTGCACATGACAGAAATCTAAACGATGCATATATTGAACGGTGCTGATTTGTGAAATGATTCAATCTAATGGACGTTAAAAACTGATGCGAGTAAATGGGCGTTTGCCAACTCTCACTACTGACTCTGGCGGTTTTCTTCCGTAATTGTTGTTTCTAGTATTTAGGAGCAAAGGAGGTATGATTATCTGAACATGAGTGAATATGCTTCTCCctttgatccatattaattgttgctGATTTGACAATTGAAAGTGCTAGCAAGCTATCCCGTACGTGATTCCCGATGAAGCGCATGATGATACCAGCGCCCACGGTCCGGCGATTTTCTTCCGCCATTGCTAGAAACCGCACATCGTTGCGATGCCTCGCGGAGAGCTTCACCGCGACTCACGATTTTGAGATGCCCAGTTTCCCTCTTTTCGACCGCACGGGCGCCCACAGGTATGTTCGCTCGAGCCGATTCAGCGTCGGCGGCCACAACTGGGTCATCGGGTTTCGCCCAAATAGTTTCAACCATGCTTCGGCCAATTTATTTTGTGTCGACCCAGCTCAGGATGTGAGAGCCAGGTTCACCTTCAACATGCTGGAGAAAGATGGCGGGGCATCGCTAACCAACCATGGCGCGATCGAGCATGTCTTCTCGCCCAAAAGTGACTGCCGGGGCTACTTCAAATTCGTCGAGAAATCCAAGCTGGAACCGTCGGCCggcgacagcggtggccactcCCTGACCATAAGGTGCGATCTCACCGTCATCACAAAGCCCGACGTTGTGGTTAACAGGAACAAACTATTCTTGCTTCCGCAGCCGGATCTGGCAGGCCATCTCCAGCAGAAGTGGAAGGCTGGACAAGGAGCAGACGTGACATTCATTGTTTGTGACCAATCGTTCAAAGCCCACAGATGCTTGTTGGCTGGACGGTCTCCGGTCTTCAAGGCGGAACTCTCTGGCCCGACAAAGCAGACGGCAACACAATGCATCAATATTGAAGACATTGAGCCTTCAAGCTTCGAGGGGCTACTTCACTTTGTCTACACGGATTCCTTGCCAGATGACAACGAGCATTACGAAGAAGGCGGAACTgcgaggctgttggaaatatgccctagaggcaataataaatggttattattatatttctttgttcatggtaattgtctattattcatgctataattgtattgtccggaaatcgtaatacatgtgtgaatacatagaccacaacatgtccctagtaagcctagtcatggtttcctgactatggacattggatgtcattgataacgggatcacatcattaggagaatgatgtgatggacaagacccaatcctaagcatagcataaaagatcgtgtagtttcgtttgctagagctttttccaatgtcaagtatcttttccttagaccatgagatcgtgcaactcccggataccgtaggagtgctttgggtgtgccaaacgtcacaacgtaactgggtgactataaaggtgcactacgggtatctccgaaagtgtctgttgggttggcacggatcgagactaggatttgtcactccgtgtgacggagaggtatctctgggcccactcggtaatgcatcaacataatgagctcaatgtgactaaggcgttagtcacgggatcatgcattgcggtacgagtaaagagacttgccggtaacgagattgaacaaggtattgggataccgacgatcgaatctcgggcaagtaacataccgtttgacaaagggaattgcatacggattgattgaatcctcgacaccgtggttcatccgatgagatcatcgtggaacatgtgggagccaacatgggtatccagatcccgctgttggttattgaccggagaggcgtctcggtcatgtctgcatgtctcccgaacccgtagggtctacacacttaaggtccggtgacgctagggttgtagagatatatgtatgcggaaacccgaaagttgttcggagtcccggatgagcggacgtcacgagaggttccggaatggtccggaggtgaagaattatatacaggaagtccagtttcggccaccgggaaagtttcgggggttaccggtattgtactgggaccaccggaagggtcccgggggtccaccgggtggggccacctatcccggagggccccgtgggctgaaagtggaagggaaccagcccttagtgggctggggcgcccccccttgggcctccccccatgcgcctagggttgggaaccctaggggggagttcccccttgccttgggggcaaggcaaccccttccccccttgtggccgccgccccccttgagatcccatctcttggggccggcgcccccccagggggcctatataagggggcgagggagggcagcacacaacagccttgggcgcctccctcctcccctgcaacacctctcactctctctcgcagaagcttgtcgaagccctgcaggagacccgctacatccaccaccacaccgtcgtgctgctggatctccatcaacctctcctttccccttgctggatgaagaaggaggagacgtcgctgcaccgtacgtgtgttgaacgcggaggtgccgtccgttcggcacttggtcatcggtgatttggatcacggcgagtacgactccgtcatccacgttcattggaacgcttccgctcgcaatctacaagggtatgtagatgcactcccttcccctcgttgctagtatactccatagatgcatcttggtgaacgtaggaaaaatttaaattatgctacgattcccaacagtggtatcagagccaggtttatgcgtagttactatgcacgagtagaacacaaagaagttgtgggcgttgatgttgccaattcttcttgccgctactagtcgtttcttgtttcggcggcattgtaggatgaagcggcccggaccgaccttacacgtacgcttacgtgagacaggttccaccgattgacatgcactagttgcataaggtggctagcgggtgtctgtctctcctactttagtcggaacggattcgatgaaaagggtccttatgaagggtaaatagaaattggcaaatcacgttgtggtcatacgtaggtaagaaaacgttcttgctagaaacctacaaaccacgtaaaaacttgcaacaacaattagaggacgtctaacttgtttttgcagcaagtgctatgtgatgtgatatggccagaagacatgatgaatgatatatgtgatgtatgagattgatcatattcttgtaataggaatcacgacttgcatgtcgatgagtatgacaaccggcaggagccataggagttgtctttattattttgcatgacctgcgtgtcattgaataacgccatgtaatttactttactttgttgctaaatgcgttagccatacaagtagaagtaatcgttggcgtgacgacttcatgaagacacaatgatggagatcatggtgtcatgccggtgacgaagatgatcatggtgccccgaagatggagatcaaaggagcatgatgatattggccatatcatgtcactatttgattgcatgtgatgtttatcatgtttttgcatcttatttgcttagaacgacggtagtaagtaagatgatcccttataataattttaagaaagtgttcaccctaactgtgcaccgttgcgaaggttcgttgtttcgaagcaccacgtgatgatcgggtgtgatagattctaacgttcgaatacaacgggtgttgacgagcctagcatgtacagacatggcctcggaacacacgcaaaacacttaggttgacttgacgagcctagcatgtagagacatggcctcggaacacggaggaccgaaaggtcgagcatgagtcgtatagaagatacggtcaacatgaagatgttcaccgatcttgactagtccgtctcacgtgatgatcggacacggcctagttgaattcggatcatgtttcacttagatgactagagggatgtctatctgagtgggagttcattaaataatttgattatatgaacttaattatcatgaacttagtcttaaatctttacactatgtattgtagatcaaatggcccacgttgtcctcaatttcaacgcgttcctagagaaaaccaagctgaaagatgatggcagcaactatacggactgggtccggaacctgaggatcatcctcatagcagccaagaaagattatgtcttagaagcaccgctaggtgaagcaccaatccctgagaaccaagacgttatgaacgcttggcagcagcgtgctgatgattactccctcgttcagtgcggcatgctttacagcttagaaccgggtctccaaaagcgttttgagaaacatggagcatatgagatgttcgaggagctgaaactggtttttcaagctcatgcccgggtcgagagatatgatgtctccgacaagttcttcagctgtaaaatggaggagaacagttctgttagtgagcacatactcagaatgtctgggttgcacaaccgcttgtctcagctgggagttaatctcccggatgacgcggtcattgacagaatcctccagtcgcttccaccaagctacaagagctttgtgatgaactacaatatgcaggggatggaaaagaccattcccgaggtatattcaatgctgaaatcagcggaaggggagatcagaaaagaacatcaagtgttgatggtgaataaaaccactaagttcaagaagggcaagggtaagaagaac
This region of Triticum aestivum cultivar Chinese Spring chromosome 2D, IWGSC CS RefSeq v2.1, whole genome shotgun sequence genomic DNA includes:
- the LOC123050084 gene encoding BTB/POZ and MATH domain-containing protein 2-like — translated: MLEKDGKAQITAFDEVDHVFSGTKKYRGYRKFIEKPKLKSLSQANNGYLIIRCVLTVVKESRTEVKRNTAVVPQSNLQDQLCQMWKDGQGADVTFSVGGQFFEAHRCLLAAWFLVFKAELFGPMKEKETQCIKIDDIDPEIFEALLHFIYTDSMLVDEHYKESKPAKLHHLQVASDRYGLDRLKVMCESKLSECIDVETVATTLVLAEQHHCKDLKEACIEFMAPRNVLQAAMATDGFKHLVASCPLVMKELLDMVSRSG
- the LOC123055957 gene encoding BTB/POZ and MATH domain-containing protein 2-like encodes the protein MKRMMIPAPTVRRFSSAIARNRTSLRCLAESFTATHDFEMPSFPLFDRTGAHRYVRSSRFSVGGHNWVIGFRPNSFNHASANLFCVDPAQDVRARFTFNMLEKDGGASLTNHGAIEHVFSPKSDCRGYFKFVEKSKLEPSAGDSGGHSLTIRCDLTVITKPDVVVNRNKLFLLPQPDLAGHLQQKWKDGQGADVTFSVGGQLFKAHRCLLAAWFLVFKAELFGPMKEKETQCIKIDDIDPEIFEALLHFIYTDSMLVDEHYKESKPAKLHHLQVASDRYGLDRLKVMCESKLSQCIDVETVATTLVLAEQHHCKDLKEACIEFMAPCNVLQAAMATDGFKHLVASCPLVMKELLDMVSRSG